TCACATGACCACTGCTTTAGCTGGGATCAAGAGAACGTTTGTGCAGCAGCCTTTCAGATCATATATGTGAGTCTcttgtgtttcctcttcactcGCAGCCTTGCTGATTCctgtttccctcttcttgtttctgtctctctccctttctctttgagtctctctctgcttcgccgcttgtctcctgtgtctgtgtACCTAGTTGCCTCCAGGATCTCTTtgcatctctgtctccgttgtctctcaCTTTACCCCCTCTCCTCTGAGAACGTCGGTGTAccgctctccctctctctcgttctcttccttcttctttgcttttttgcTTTCGGCGCGCGAGACGATAAACGGACGACGCACAGACAAGAGCAGCGCCGGACGTTCGCTCGTCGAATCTACAGCAAACCTCTCTGGAAAGAAACGGCGAGTTTTGCGCCATCCCTTTCAACGCATGTGGATTTGTTGTCCCCCTCTTGAGTTGTGTCTCGTTCGATGGAACCAGAGAGAGGCCCACATGGTCCCTCGGCGCAGAGCGGCAGCGACGCTTTTTTCGACTGAGTAAGTTCACGGTGAAGACTTGTGTAGTGAACGGTGCTCTTTGTGTGCTAcggaacagagaaacgcgcttGGAAGCTgagggaaagagaacgaaaatTGAAAAGCGCGGGAAGACCCGCTAGCTCCCAGCAGCTGGTCtgaaaggagacacgcgagggtgcggcggagacagaagtcCCGGCAGAAACAACCTCGGCGAACTGTGCGCAGAACGCACGGTGAAGACGTCCACTGAGATTCCAGAACTGGATACACCTCGCGTGGATGGACTCGAGAGAACCGATTCGGATGCCTCGCGACGccgttcctcgcctccagTCCTCTGCATGTCCAGAGCCTCTTTTTTATCCGATGAAGCTGGCGAAGCAAAAGCAAATTCGTTGCAAGGAGTTACCGTGAACCGGAACCTCCGGGAAGCACCGAAGCGAGCGAGAAACCCCCAGAACGtactgaagagagagggggagcAAATGGCTGGCCGTCTCGTGATCTCTGGAGGGACACCGACCAGCAGGCGCTgctcgtttcctcgtcgaCGCAAACCGTGAAGGTCTTCTGCtcttgcagagagagagaggaagtgagagacagagggaaacgcATCTTTCGCTTCGCCCACATGCGCGAACGTCCTGTTCAAACGAAAAACCAACAGAATTAAACTTTCCAGCTGCCTCGGTGTAGAAGAAACACCGCGTTTGTCCGAAAGGCTGCTGAGAAACATGTGCAGACGGCTGgaacgagaaacgaagccACGACGACGCGGAACCTCACCACGTTAACActgcaggaagagagaggcgataCGGCCCAGAACGCGTCTGCATGTCTATCCGGAACGTTTCTCACGGGGACAAACATCTGGAGAACTACAGACAAGCGAACGTGACGCCTCGCTCGTCCGCGACGGCCAGAGACAGGACTGGAGAGACTTGTCTCGCAGTCGAATGACCGAGCAGCCAGGCGCTGATCTCTGCATTCCCAGTCGAGGCCGGTCGAGGCAACCGTGAACTTCGCCAGCTTTCGGTTGAACGGTTTCAGAGCCTGATAATTTCAGAGCCTTCCAACAGCCTCGccgcctcccctctctcgACGCGAGAGGTGCGTCTCTCGAAGGAGGTCCACAAAcaaaaaagaggacgagagtGCCGAGACGTAGTGAGAACGGATCGAACGCTCTCTTCTATCGAGTTTGCCTTGCGGTACCGCGCAAGCGAACGACGCCCTTCGCAGTGTTTGACATCTTCAGTTCTCTGTCGTTTGACACTCGCTGTGTCTGCCGACGTACGTTTCCtcaacagagaagcaaagttgccttttctccttttcttcgtgaCCACGCACACACCAACCGGGGAGCCTCAAGACACACATCGAgccgttttgtctcttctcgctaCGAACCCCGGTGTTGTTCTCGTCTCCAGAGGTCTTCTCCGCCAGCTCGGTTCTCCTGTCGGAACCTCCCATCTCGTCCTCAGGCTCCTCCACGTTGCTTCCCTGCCACAAGGACTCCTCTCAACGTCGAGTtttgcttcgtctgccttccgACCTCTCCCgacctctgcgtctttctcccgtCATCTcttgctgcgtctctcctctctctttctctcccgcaTTTCCACCCTTCGCGCCGCctcggctgcttctcttctggcttcctttgcttcctgAGTCTCTGGCTTTCCTTGGCTTTCGCTCTCCTTGGCTTTCGCAttgcttgtctttctctttccttctctatctcattccctctgtctctttctgtgtgtctcccttcctcgcctgcgcctTTCTGGATTCTGCTCTCCTCGAAGCCTCCACCTGGAGCGTCGTTCGCCGCCTGGAGCAGATGGCGCCACCGACGGTCTCTCACCGACACCGGCGGTTGATGATGTCGACGCCGTGTTGCTCGAATTCTCTTTTGCTGATCCAGAGCTGCTGGAACGTCCCCAAGGAGGCGAGAATGCTTCCGCCCAGCCAGGTGGCGAAGACGCGCTCGACGCTGGTGTTGGCGGAAATGACGCGCACCCTCAGAACCGGAGAATTCGAGTAGGGAAACAACAGAGGCGAGTGCAGCTCGTTCGACACTCGATCGACCAGTCCTGTATGTCGCAGACcagaagaggcggagaggaaaggaatcGTGTGACAGGAATCACGTTGAGACTGTACGAACCGACAGGCAGGTCGAATGCGTCATTTACGCAGGAAGCTAaaagaagaactggaaaaaaaagcaaaacGTCTCGCCAGCGTCTGCTCCACAGAACGCTACCCCCCGTCCCCCCCTCCAAGTTGTATCTCGTtcacctttttctctcgcgatCCTCCCTAGTCGGCTCTCTTTACGTAAACTTGcctccccctcttctccgcggTTCCTCCCGTATTGTTCACGgcgttctccgtttctcgctgATGTGTGCGATCTCCTCGCTCCCCGTTatcctttcttcgcctgtcgcATGCCTTTCCATGCGCCTGAGTCAAGCGAGTTTCCCATCTCTGCCTCCAACTTCCAACTCCTCGGaactcgcttttctcctcaccTGGCATCAGGCTAGTGCCGCCCGTGACGACGACGGATCCCAGCAGGTCTCGGCGGACGTCAACGTCGCAGGAGTCGATGCACGCCTCGATAGcctgaagagaggaagcggtttggagaaaaaacaaggaagaTAGAGGGGAGGGTACGATAGGTGCGAAGCGCCCGACTCACGTTCCGAGGAAGACAACAGAACTCAAGATAATACTCCTGCGGATACCAACAACAGCAAGGCTCCGGACGTAGACCCATCAAGCTCGACGAGCACACAATTCGAAGGCGtcaagcgagagagaggagacactcggAGAGGAGATCTCGAGAACTCGAGCAgaacagggagaggcgagcagaagagaacagagagaggaacgagaaagcgaaacgaagCACAAAATgtcgcgaaaaagaaaaaaaagggaaaacCACAGAAATGGAAAGTCGAGAAACACCAACTGAATCGACCCTCTAACTCAGAGATGCCCCACAACGCAAAGCGTCTCCGTTCTTTGCAGAAGCCGCCGCTTTCCTCCCCTCTGTTCGCATCCCTTTCTCCGTTTGATGTACCTCCTCCAAgcgtcctgtctcctcttgcttCCGCCTTCTCACATCCCAATCTCGAATCGTCGCGAAACGCACGGACCTCTCTCGATTGCTCTTTCACTAGAAAAGTAAACATGCGGTCTTCAATATATATGAACCGAATTGGATACAGATCTCGCTACATAAAAAAATAATCTCCTCTGACGGTGGAGTTTACACGCACACAAAGATGCATCTCCACCTATATGTCCAGATCAGCTGACACAatccacatgcatgcatcctcACAAGCCACCTACACAGATCCGCGTTCTGCGagacatgcacatacacaaatatatacaaatatatacaaatatatatatatatatgcatgcacctacatgtatatatatatatatatatatatgtatttgtttAGGTGTTTGAGCactgtgtttgtgtctttcttccggGTGTGAACCACGCGCGTTTTTGCGGGTTTTTCTGACCTTGGTGATGCCTTGAAATCCGCCGAGGCGTTCTTCCCAGTAAGCGTCGTCCAAGGTCTCCGTCGTGTGACTctgttctccgttttctccgcgttctGCGTTCCAGAGACCGAGCGCCGTCAAGGCCGCTTTCGGTCTGAAGAGAATTTCTCCGACTTCGAATTTCACACAGTCGCAGTCGAGTAGAGAGCCATCGGGGAGTTCGTACACCGGACCGCCGCGGCCGTGTCTGcactttcgttttttctttgtggCGGCGAGTTTCCTCGACTTTTCGTCTCCACTCGAGTGCTCCTCTCCACTGGACGCgtttcctgccttcttccctttcttctgacCGGGCTTCCCTGgaaccttcttcttcacattCTTTCCGCGCTTGCTTCGCCccccttctccactctcttcttcttcgtctccttcttcctcctcctcgtcctcgtccaCGTGGACGCGGCAGACAGTCTCCTTCAATACGCGCACCGTCTCCTGTGTGCTCGCGGCCAGCCAGCTGGCGGCTACATCGGCAAATCGCTCTTCATCTCCAgctcgctctcgctctcctgcttgcgcctttctctcgtcgctcAGGCctcccttcgcctcctctggCGTTGTCTCGCCAAGGTTCGCGCGCTCCTGCGCAGGCGCGTCCAGACTGCATTCGTTCGTCGCGTCCGCTACCGCGTCCTCGCTGGCTCGCCGCTTCCGGGTGGCGAAGGCCGGCAGACAGAGGTTTCCGAACGCGCCGGAGCATGCGGGAGGGGACgcggcgccttcgctgcagcctccgcctctttccttcgcgaGGAACCTCGCCAGCTGTTCGTCGAGGAAGTCTCCACCCACAGGGTACTTCCGGGTGTTCCTCTGCAGACAATGGCCTTCGTAGACCGGAGCGACGGTCAGGCCAGAGGCGCCGATGTCCACGACGAGCGCCGTGGACTTGCCGACCGCGAAGGCCGCCAGGACCGCCTGCTTCGCCCAGAAAGCGGCTGGGACTTGCATCTCATTGAAGAGGATTTCTGCAGTTGTCTTTCGAAACTCGACGTCCGTGACCGTCGGTTCGCAGAGCAGCACCGGTCGCTCGCGCAGCACCACTCCCAAGCCTCCAGCCGCGAGCGTCGTGAACGGTTCTGGGAACGACGAGGCCGCAGGTGGAGGACGCAGAACGGCCGCCGacgcgcagcagcagccgcagtTGGCAGGCGCTCTCGCAGAAGCCGCTCGAGGGGAAAGGTCCTCGGGAGGCGACGAGCCTTGAACAGTGCGGTAGACGAGCGTTTTGAATACATCTGGGTCCAGACGGAGCCTCggggacgcagaggcagacgacgcgTCTGTGCAGGCAGCGAGACATTTGCGAACCTCGCATCGCGACCGCCGTTCGTAGAAACTCAGAGGAAAGAGCAGGGCAGATCTCTGGTCGCGCAGTCTGCATCCGCCACacgaacaggagagacagacgctgCGCGAGGCACAAGCTCTGTCCGAAGTCCCTCCTCCCCCCTGCTGCCTAGCTGCGTCGGCCGCAGTTGACGCAGcaggcatgcatgcgctttgCGCGTCgccgagagacgaggagcctcgagccgcgaagagacagcagcagcaTGCGTCGACGTCTCGGCAGAAAGCGTGTGGGTGGGCCGCCAGTGGGCGAGCTTCTGGAGACTGTACGAAGCCTGCAGCGGACAGGAAAAACTGGCGAGGACAATCCTCTTGGCCATTCCCTACGCGGACCGTATGCGCGCCGATGTCGATCACCAGCGCCCCAACGTCCTCGCCTCCAAtcggcggagacgcggaggccggcaacggagacgcggaggcCGCAGCCGCAGTCGGAGGCGGCATTGCcaacgaagaaggacggggaaaagaaggagaagaaagagacgggagaggagacggagcaGATCAGGAGCTACGGGGAGAACATGAGTTCCTGGGAGGACaagcgacggaggcgaagagacgagactcgaacagagaggagaccgagGAACTGAGGTGACAGGACAcaactgaagagaaaggaggagtGGGAGAAGCTCAAGCGCacgaaaacaagaagagactggATCGACTCGAGAAGGCAAGGATGGTCACATACGAAGtgaggcgagaaaaggagagaaggcgcttGGCAGATGCC
This portion of the Toxoplasma gondii ME49 chromosome III, whole genome shotgun sequence genome encodes:
- the ARP4A gene encoding actin-related protein ARP4A (encoded by transcript TGME49_253040~Gene product name based on ToxoDB Community Expert Annotation.) — its product is MPPPTAAAASASPLPASASPPIGGEDVGALVIDIGAHTVRVGNGQEDCPRQFFLSAAGFVQSPEARPLAAHPHAFCRDVDACCCCLFAARGSSSLGDAQSACMPAASTAADAARQQGGGGTSDRACASRSVCLSCSCGGCRLRDQRSALLFPLSFYERRSRCEVRKCLAACTDASSASASPRLRLDPDVFKTLVYRTVQGSSPPEDLSPRAASARAPANCGCCCASAAVLRPPPAASSFPEPFTTLAAGGLGVVLRERPVLLCEPTVTDVEFRKTTAEILFNEMQVPAAFWAKQAVLAAFAVGKSTALVVDIGASGLTVAPVYEGHCLQRNTRKYPVGGDFLDEQLARFLAKERGGGCSEGAASPPACSGAFGNLCLPAFATRKRRASEDAVADATNECSLDAPAQERANLGETTPEEAKGGLSDERKAQAGERERAGDEERFADVAASWLAASTQETVRVLKETVCRVHVDEDEEEEEGDEEEESGEGGRSKRGKNVKKKVPGKPGQKKGKKAGNASSGEEHSSGDEKSRKLAATKKKRKCRHGRGGPVYELPDGSLLDCDCVKFEVGEILFRPKAALTALGLWNAERGENGEQSHTTETLDDAYWEERLGGFQGITKAIEACIDSCDVDVRRDLLGSVVVTGGTSLMPGLVDRVSNELHSPLLFPYSNSPVLRVRVISANTSVERVFATWLGGSILASLGTFQQLWISKREFEQHGVDIINRRCR
- a CDS encoding hypothetical protein (encoded by transcript TGME49_253035), which translates into the protein MRKPRRAKAKESQRLRKQRKPEEKQPRRREGWKCGRERERRDAARDDGRKTQRSGEVGRQTKQNSTLRGVLVAGKQRGGA